ATAGGACTCTCTTTGGAAACACCTAAGTCCCTTGACAATATCATAGGGGTTGCAGCGGGAATTCCCAAGGTCGAAGCAATCAAAGCAGTGCTGAGAGGAAACTACCTTGATGTATTGATCACTGATATTGCGACTGCAGAAAGATTACTGGAGGAATCTGATGAGTAATCGGTACCTATTGGCCTTGAATACGGCATGCATTCTACGGCTGAAACGGACCATCAGTCTGCGATTTACGGGACAGATTCCGTTAGTGCGGGACAAAGCCCACTAGACATTACATCCGACAGGGTTGTTTTATCAGAATTATTTACCGTTTTGACCTACAGCAATAAAAAGCAAATATCCGTTGTCCACTATCTCTCTAGTAATGGCATCTCCCAATACCCTTGAGCCAAGTTGTGAGAAAGAAATCATCAACAATCTTCTGCTCCCAGTTCCTGGACGGAAGCTGGTATACCCGACATGGCAGAGCCGAAAACCTGCTGGCATTCCCTGCTAGACAGGATCAAAGTACAACGCCTACAAGATAAAC
The sequence above is a segment of the Sphaerochaeta pleomorpha str. Grapes genome. Coding sequences within it:
- a CDS encoding sugar-binding domain-containing protein, with the translated sequence MEDRLIGLSLETPKSLDNIIGVAAGIPKVEAIKAVLRGNYLDVLITDIATAERLLEESDE